From a single Ischnura elegans chromosome 7, ioIscEleg1.1, whole genome shotgun sequence genomic region:
- the LOC124161902 gene encoding uncharacterized protein LOC124161902, which produces MDTNQQMQEKESSSESNGLEQMDMELEKGKLDAKGISKDGPKQQAIIGNVGDAKKYKNKDTESIIQQHPSNMINNEMDAAQSRDENAGGSGEGNQESQSVELTNRLLVCEKMITNIQACNKKHEMLVAESLKSLEIKMNTVLLNQGKILAYIAPEDKMFEPANMPNILLDNEKDLSNFEEFLKTPSNFKSFVSYVRQMTIDQTDEKESAAHILRKMFTNKFARCINWDGGHGKITFSKTYINKAICISQLKNFPQGKLIKTKTKIQRWFNTSNQRQLEGRRSKAEHSEMGNEDCISPCVIDEGDKEQED; this is translated from the exons ATGGATACTAATCAACAGATGCAGGAGAAAGAAAGCTCTAGTGAGAGTAATGGTCTTGAGCAGATGGACATGGAGCTGGAAAAGGGAAAATTGGATGCCAAAGGGATTTCCAAAGATGGACCAAAACAACAGGCTATTATAGGAAACGTGGGTGATGCCAAGAAGTATAAGAATAAAGATACTGAAAGCATTATCCAACAACACCCAAGTAacatgataaataatgaaatggatgCAGCACAGTCAAGGGATGAGAATGCAGGAGGATCTGGAGAAGGCAACCAGGAGTCTCAAA GTGTTGAGTTAACAAACAGGCTCTTGGTATgtgaaaaaatgattacaaatattcAAGCTTGTAATAAGA AACATGAAATGTTAGTTGCAGAATCTCTGAAAAGCCTTGAGATTAAAATGAACACCGTACTACTAAACCAAGGAAAAATTCTAGCATATATTGCTCCAGAAGATAAAATGTTTGAGCCCGCAAATATGCCAAATATACTTTTGGATAATGAGAAGGACCTGAGCAACTTTGAGGAGTTCCTCAAAACTCCATCCAACTTCAAATCATTT GTTTCATATGTTAGGCAAATGACGATTGATCAAACTGATGAAAAGGAGTCAGCAGCCCATATACTAAGAAAAATGTTCACAAATAAATTCGCTCGTTGTATTAATTGGGATGGAGGACacggaaaaattacatttagcaAAACTTACATAAATAAGGCTATTTGCA TCTCCCAATTGAAGAATTTCCCTCAaggaaaattaatcaaaacaaagacaaaaattcaGCGGTGGTTTAACACCAGCAATCAGAGACAATTAGAAGGGAGAAGAAGCAAAGCAGAACATTCTGAAATGGGCAATGAGGATTGTATTTCTCCATGTGTAATTGATGAGGGAGACAAGGAGCAAGAAGATTAG